A window of Melopsittacus undulatus isolate bMelUnd1 chromosome 10, bMelUnd1.mat.Z, whole genome shotgun sequence genomic DNA:
gttggccccgccccctcggGGCtcggggggggcgggggggtcCCGTCGGCGGCGGCGCGCACCGGGCGCAGGGACCGCGCGCGGGGGCTCCATGCGCGGCCCCGGCGAGCGCTGCCCCCGGTGTCGGCGCCGGCTCGGGCCACGCCCACCTGGCTCGCCGCTATTGGTCGGCTCGGCCCCGCGGCCGCCGCTCGGACGCTTCTGATTGGGTGGTTCGGGACGTCAATTAGCGCGCCGGGACACGCCCCCACGGCCACGCCCCGGCCACGCCCCCCGGCGCAGCGGCCATCTTCGCCAGCCCCGCCCTCCTGCCGGCGCGCGCGCtcaacggggggggggggcaccctaAAACcggaccccccctccccccaacccccacccccctttccACCCCCCCTTTAATACTGGGACCCGACCCCATGAactccatccccccccccccaaaagtcCCCAAAAGTTGCAGGATGACCCCAAAAAGTCCTGATTTTAACCCaaattaacccccccccccgaaatTCGGGGTTTCCGTCGGCCTGGAGGACACCGTAAAACTCCTGAGGCTCTGTCCAAGTTATGGGGTTGAAACTTAACGAGTTATGGGGGGGGTGGTTGTGCTCCCCCAAATTATAGGGGTTCTGGTCAATTCTGGGGCTCCCACAAAGTTACCCCCCCCCGAACGTTATAGGGGACCCCCCCTAAGGTTTATACCCATTGGAATTGGCTGTAGGGCTCCCCCATCAGCTGTGGGATCCCCCAACACTTATAGTGTCTGCTAGGGGGGAATAGTCTCTATTTTGGGGTGCAAGAGGGGTTCCCAGAGGGAAAGGGGTCCCCggccctgcagggatgggtcAGTTCTGTCCAACAGGAAAGGAAGATGccaacaccccccccaacccccccaaaacgGCAGGGCTGGGTTTGGGGTGCCCTGGGGGTGTGGGGTGCACGGGTACCGGGGTGCATGGAGCTCCTGGGGTGCACGGGGTGCCGTGGGTACCTGGGGGATATTGGGGTGCAGAGGGTACATAGGAGTGCATGGGGTGCATGGGGTACCGGGGTGCACTGGGTGCCGTGGGTACCAGGAGGAGATTGGGGTGCAGAGGGTACATAGGGGTGCAGGGGGATATTGGGGTGCAGAGGGTACATAGGAGTGCATGGGGTACCGGGGTgcactgggtgctgtgggtAGCTGGGGGATCTTGGGGTGCATTGAGTATATAGGGGTACATAGGGGTACATAGGGGTGCAGGGGGATATTGGGGTACATAGGGGTACATAGGGGTATATAGCGGTACATAGAGGTGCAGGGGGAGCCGTGCCTGTGGCCCCGCTGCTTTCTGACCCCCCTGCAGCCTCCAGGCCAGGACAGAGTCCATGGGGCTGCCCCCAGCCTGTCCCATCCCGTCCCATCAGCCAGGGCCGGTGAcacggggcggggggggcaggACCCCGGTgtggcagtggggcaggagcctCGGTCCTACTGCCCACCCCTTGTCCCTGCCCCTCCGCCTGCTCCCGGTGCTTTCCTACCGGGAATAAGAGCCACAAGCAGGGAAAACCCCAAAGTTCCCGGCCCAGGGATGTCCGGATAAGGGGCAGCATCTGCAGCAAGCAGGGTACCCATAGGGGTCTAAACCCACCCCCGGAGCCTTCATCCCTATAAGAAACTATAGACtagggtattgtttattaagatttatgttaagcccaaCTTAAAGAgcagccaacagacactgataagataACGGCCAGAGGCTCAGGAACCGACAGAAACAGGAAGTAAGGATGTATAtaaaggggctgtttgaactgctcagcacggcagttaccggagcgcagactcccctgtctCTGGCTTTGCTCATActctacttgctataattaacacaattctaattggattaggatccgttgtggtctcagTTTATAACAGTTTCTGGTGCCATGACTCGGATTAGGAAGGATGAGCTTTGGTCCTCCCCTCCGGGTAGCCCCTCCCACCGGGAGCCTACCccaaccttaccgacgaacctaaagTCTAGACTAGTGAGCAAAGGGAAAGCCGGTAAAACCCCATAgaattctgtgcacgggagtccggatGAAGACACAGGACATGTAAGTATATGGGGAAGTTGTTTGTGGGTTTGCGTTCGGAtgggattgggtttcctggtatataacgaatgagaggttccatatactgaaccaagccagtgtggacccttaagtcTGTGTTTCCCATCTCCCGCAAGGGACTGGGGCAGGAACAAGAGGAGTGAgtgagtgtgtgtttgtgggtattccagaagatgggagcgaagggcagcaagccttgGACTCCTATGGGAAGGGGACCCACTGTACCTAGGAATACCCCCTGGCATATATCTTAGAGAATTAGATATTGGGAATCAGGAGCGGATAGGGGAAGTTACTTTAGAATAGCTAAAGAAAAGCTTCCTCATGATCCTTTGCCAATAGGACCAAATCTGGTCCTGAATTCACCCACTTTCCCTAAGAAAAACATTGTTCCCACAAGTTTTACAACCACTCGTCCAAACTCCCTATCAGTAACAGATAGAACATCTAATGACACGGTGACTGAGTCCTCCTTAGTTAGGGATTCGGGAGTGTCAGAATCCAAAGACCCTTATGGAATCTAATGCAAGCTTCTTATCGTGCCCTtaatgaaaccaaaccaaatgtAACTAAGGGATGCTGGTTATGTGACAATGTTAGACCACCATATCTTGAGGCAATTGGAAAAGTAGGTAAGATTCAATGGTCTAGTGGTTCAAACCCACGACAATGCCCATGGAATGACCAGGGAAACCATACGCAAGGAATTACTATTCCATTAGTAACAGGTCAATGTATAGGTACAGTGCCCAAAAATTATCAGCCTTTGTGCAACCAAACAGTAACAATCACTACAGAAACTATAGACACAAGAATAGAAGTGACAAATGGGCTATCCCGACACCAGGAACTAAATGGGTTTGTTCAGACATCGGAGTAAGGCCTTGCCTATCCCTAAACGTGTTTGATCCATCTCAGTTTTGGGTACAGGTGATGATTGTTCCTGGTCTGATCTATCACACCTCTGAGGAGGTGTTAGGCCACTTTGAAGGAGACCTGAATAGACAAAAACCAGAGCCAATTACAGTGATAACCTTAGCTACACTGCTGATAGCAGGCGGAGGTGGAGCAGGTACAGGCATAGCCTCACTAGTAAAAGGTCAGGAATTACAACGTTTATAGATGGCTGTAGATGAGGATTTAGCACAAATAGAGCAATCTATCCAATATTTAGCCACTTCAGTCAAGTCTTTATCAGTAGTACTGCAAAATAGAAGAGGATTAGATCTATTATTCCTAAAggaaggagggttatgtgtagccTTGTATATTACGCTGTATTTTACGCTTTATTAGAGAACGATTTGACATAgataaactgcttattttaactacgaGGTCTGAGGCAGAATATGAACGTGTAtctattgatgaggatgaaggttGTTGTGAATGTGTTACACCACGTAGGggctacactgattgtaattgtgaggtatcACCCTGTGAGTGTTatgataaatgttgggattgtggaaaaaggtttatttgcagtgctgagaataaAAGCAGCGTCTAataataataggataaaaagaaaaagggggattgtgaaaaactatagggtattgtttattaagatatatgttaagtatatatgttaagcccaatgtAAGGGTTAGGCAACAGAAGGTATGAAATCGCTTATGCACACAGCGAATGGACACAGCTTACGCAAGGCAGGATAACCCCAATCGCTTATACCAACTAAACTAGAGACCCTTTATGCTAACATAACTGCAAGACACTCCAGGAACTGGtggaaataagacaaaccactccatgtAAGGACATATGAATGAGGGGtcaacaaaggaggaagacttcttacttcagcCTCAACGACCACCAGGAGGCAGAAatcgaccccctagcaacaaCTGAAgcatgaacacggaagtaaagGTGTATAtaaaggggctgtttgaactgctcagcaggGCAGTTGGTGGAGCACAGACTCCCCTGTCTCTggctttgctcatattctacttaCTATAATTAATACAATTCTAATTGGgttatgatccgttgtggtctcaatttataacaggGTGCATGGGGTACCGGGGTGCACTGGGTGCCGTGGGTAGCTGGGGGATCTTGGGGTGCATGGAGTACATTGGGGTACATAGGGGTACATAGGGGTGCAGGGGGAGCCGTGCCTGTGGCCCCGCTGCTCTCTGACCCCCCCGCAGCCTGCAGGCCAGGACAGAGTCCATGGGGCTGCCCCCAGCCTGTcctgatgcgcggatagaccCCACAACTAGTTAAAGGTGTAAAGTAGGTATGgttttattcagcgctgaggtgcatggggatagctcctgcaaagcatgcacacctcaggggtgttctccctttacattcattctcttaaggtatacatagacatgaggttgctcaatccgcctatacatatgtagtatctatccctgcttcgtattataatgagccagaaggtcctttgcacctgcgcagtgccccttctggtcatgggtCTCAGGATGgagtaaatgagtcttcctcctgtgggtaggggtcttcaagatgaagtaaatgagtcttcctcttcttaaactttacaccttttaaccttcagacctggccttagggtctggtcgggcccagtctgcttctcctgcttatcagtaggacccaacacctgtgcttttgtcatggtcttaaggcttggtcacccagttTGCCTATCCCAGGCTTATCAGCAGGGCCTTTCATCAGTAgaactgcatctgcttctccccctccagcagtaatcaatgccttggcaaggtggcaatggcaggtacttaggacagacaatacttctgtttaagcaaaggaattcctttaaccccttGTACAacttctctgtattaccccctgtacattggttacccgtgtatcagtcccATCCCGTCCCATCAGCCGGGGCCGGTGAcacggggcggggggggcaggACCCCGGTgtggcagtggggcaggagcctCGGTCCTACTGCCCACCCCTTGTCCCTGCCCCTCCGCCTGCTCCCGGTGCTTTCCTACCGGGAATAAGAGCCACAAGCAGGGAAAACCCCAAAGCTCCCGGCCCAGGGATGTCCGGATAAGCATCTGCAGCAAGCGGGGTACCCATAGGGGTCTAAACCCACCCCCGGAGCCTTCATCCCCCATCCTTTGGCCCTGATTAATGGACCCCAACGGAGGTACCGAGGGGCAGGCACAAGGCTCTGGTGTGTCCCCCCCTCGGTTGTGGCAAGTAGCCATGGTGGGACGTGGTGGTGGCTCCTCGGCTCTGGTTTAATGGTTAACACCAGAGCGCTGAGCTGGCTCCGGTCTTGTGCAACCCCTGCGAGCATCGCCCATTGCACAAGGGCTCCGGTGCCACCAACCAGACCCTATCCATGGGCAGGAAGGCTCCTGCATCCCGGCCTGGCATCCTCAGGGATGCGCCCGTGGTACCCGCATGCCCTGGCTGCATCCCGAGTGATGCTGCCCATGGGGACAGGGCCTTGCCCACGCTGTGGGTATCCCCTGAGCTGCCGCTTGCCTGCTAtggggaatggagctggaggagggatAGGGATATATGGGGTGTGAAGACACATGGGGCAGGGGACTGTGGGGTCTGAAGCCGTTCGTACGTGGAGCTGTGTGGATGTGGACCTGGTTTGGGTGCACAGCCGAGCTCTGGGTGCTGCCATGTGCGGAGCCGTACGGGATGGAGGTGCTTATAGGACACAGCACCATGCAGCACCgctcagcaccctgcagagCGCAGCATCGGATGCCGTGTGCCACAGAGCAgtgtgcgctgggctcctgctcGCTCCCCCTTGCGGGAATGGCACCGTGCAGCACCATCCCCATGGCTGGGATCCTGCAGGATCAGGGTCAGGACACAGAGGGATGCTTCCAACCCACACAAGTGAGGTTTTGGGATGGATCCTTCGCTCCCCCTGCAGGTTTTTGGCTCTGGACACGTTTTCCATCACCCAAGGATGGGGCAGTTGGGCTCTGATGTGAATGTGAGTCTGGCTCTCCCAAATCCCATGAATTACAGACAAGCAGACAGCCCCACACATGGGCCTTTACCTCCTCTGGTGGGGCAGGTATGGGAGATGCTTTGTCcagtgagagcagcagctttccGCAGCCTGATGCAGTGCCAAGCCTGCCTTCCCCTGGTGCATCAGCACAGTGGTACCCACATCCAACCCCTCACCACCACAGGGCCCATCCCAACCCGGGATGCTGATGCAGCCCAAACACGACTCCAATGGGATTCatctgctgcaggatgctgtgggatgggacCATGGGGACGGGAGCAGGGACGGATGCTGCCGTGGAGCCCACGCAGGACTGAGGGCAGGAAGAGCATCGCTCTATCAGTGCCATGATCTGGCAGCGGCTGCGAGCAGCACCGGGGCCGGGCCCTGCACCCTGAGCCTGTGGTTTGGCACCGCCGCCGGCACCAACGtctgcagcaggggctgccgAGAGGCTCCGGCTTGTGCGTAATCTGTGCGATGTGAGGGCAAAGCAgcttcctgcctgctgcagggcacGGCACAGCACGGCACAGCAcggcacagcatggcacagtATGGCACAGTATGGCACAGTATGGCATGGATGGCACAGGATGGCACAGTATGGCATGGATGGCACAGTACGGCACAgtatggcacagcacagcacagcacagtatGGCGTGGATGGCTCGGATGGCACAGTATGGCACAGTATGGCATGGATGGCACAGTATGGCACAATGGATCTGCTGCCACAGATCCCAGCCATTCCCAGTGAGTACCAGTGCGATGAGGTCAGATGGTTGTAAAGCAGCTGGGCTACAGCACCATGGGACCATCGTCAGAGCATCACCTTGGGGATGCAGGGCAACCCTTGGGGAAAGGATGCTAAACCCATcgtggggaggagaggaggaaagggtGAGCGTTGGGGGGGGGTCAAAGAGCTCCGGGTGCACATCCAGCTGTAGAGAACACATCTGGCATGGGCTGaggctgcagcacccatgggaggTGAGCAGCACCAAGCACTGTGTTAATGGTCCCCAGCTCCAACACTGGGCAGAGCCCAGAGCTGGTTTTGGCAGCTCTTGGTGCCACACATCCCCATCCAGGCTGGCCAATGCTGTGCCCAAGACTgtgcccccagcaccagcacccaccagaaCAGGGGGGTTAGATCCAGTACAAGTGTTTTCTCCTCACACAGATAACCCCATCACAGCCTTTTAATGGTGTTTGGGAGATGGCAGCTTACAGAAGCACCTCACTCTTGTACGGACCCATAAGGTGGGAATGGGTGAGAGGGACAAAGCAGAGTCCGCAGCCTGCTCTGCCCCAAGGTCCCCATaaccagggatggggatgaaggtgCTCAGGGCTTCCtgggggctggatggggctctgcTCCCCCCAAGACAAAGGGAGGATGATGGAGACCCTCACTCATGGCATAACCCAGGTGATGAAGGAagggcctgatcctgcagcacagagccacgGGGCTGACCCCACCACCACAACTGGTCCCAACCCTATTCCCATTGTGGTGGCAGCACCGTCACTGTCCCATCAGGCTCCATGtggcacccagcacccccaaaccacCCATCCCAGGGCACCCAACATCAccatgggttgggatgggacaAGGATGCTCAAAGGGATACAAGATACATACAGAAAGCCCTTATGGGGATGCAGTGGGGATGGGTTCAAGTGTGCCCATCCCAGGGGGGGGTCAACCCCCTGGAAAGCCGATCCCATGGGAGCCCAGCCATAGGGTGCTATAGGTTGGTGATGTAAACCTCCAGGCCATTGGCTGCCATCCTAGCCGCTGCTCTTTGGGACCCCCCGGCCCAGATGTCCCCAACGCTCTCATATAGGTTCTCAGGGGCCTTATCCCTCTTCGCTGCCCTCTTCCAGTTGACATCCACGGCCTCATAGTCCGGGTCAGGGCCGCGGCCCTGGATGGTCCAGGCTCTGTCATTGATGGACTCATAGCAGGGGTCCAGGGGGCCATGGGCTGCTGGGGACCAGGGCTGAGCCTGGGCTCCCTCCTCCCTCGGGGGCGATGCAGGGACCTGGGGTTTCCTCTTGGTGGCCTTGCACACCGTGGAGTACATCTCTTCCAGCTGCGGAAGGAACCACAGCTCcatgggttgggttgaagggacctgaaagctcctccagctccaatgggcagggaccccttccactggagcagctgctccaagcccctgtgtccaacctggccttgagcactgccagggatggggcagccacagcttctctgggcaccctgtgcctcagcaccctcacagtcCTTACacccaacctgaacttcccctgttgcagtctgaacccatcaccccttgtcctgtccctacagtccctgatgaagagcccctctccagcatccttgtagcccccttcagatactggaaggttggAGGCAATCCCAGCCCATTGGGGTATCCCCATGTCCATGTCCCCCTCCCAGCTTCCATATCCCAGGAGGATGCTGACAGCAGAACAACCATTCGGGATCCCCTTTGTGCACAACACAGGGAGTGTTTTGCAGGACACAGAGAACAGCATCGCCTGTGTTTGGGGTCTTGGCTTCATCCcgaccccaaaaccccccacTGGTACCACTGCTCAAGTGTAACAGCCCCATTTGCACTAGGCTGGGATGCTCTGCCCAACACAGACACCAAGGGATGCACAGTGGGACATTAACCCCCACATACCCCATCCCTTCCACCCCACAGCCATACCTTCACTTGGGGGGCACCTCCTTTgccaccccagcactgcagcaccgGTGGGGTCCCCATGGCTGCGGCCGCATCCTGCACCTCCACGGGCATCCCCTTCTTCACCTTGCGCACGCAGGCGTAATCGGCCCCCCCATGCCCGGCCCGAGGGGGGGACCCCGAGGCCTCTTCTCCCCCCATAGCCACGCACTCATAGACGGTGTCTGGGGCCGGGCGCCGGCGAGGGGGGAAGCGGAGGTTGGAGTATGTCTGTTCGGGGGCCGGGGGCTCGGGGACCGGGATCTGCGGCAGCTCCCGGTGCAGGAGGACACTGGTGCCGTGCTGGGGGGCACTGGGTGTGGGGCAGCTGAAGTCCAGGCTGGCCGGGCGCTGGGCTGCgggcagggagatggggatggagcgGGGACAGGGGGATGCTGCcgtaccctaaccctaacccggTCCCTgccgccccccccccgggtACTCACCCTCATCCGCTGCCTTCACCCGGTGCAGTTCGTGCAGCTTCGTGTCGGACTTGCTGAGCGACCGCAGCGGAGTCGGTCTGAGCAGGGACTGCAGCGGGGACACGGACCCTCAGCACCGCGGGGGGGTCCGCAGCACCCCCAGGGCTCGTCCGGATGCCCCAGCCCGTGCTTACCTCATCCACCAGCTTCACCCCGTCCGGAGGGAGCTGCTTCTTCCTGCCCTTGctgtggggagatgtggggctgagagTGGGGTGAGGAGTGGGTGCTCAAAGAGCCCGGCCTGGCCATGAGGGGCATCCCCGTGTGCCCCTCATtagggcagcagcatccccaaacccatcccctgctccatcacCAGCCCCTCAGCAGGGTCCCTGTTGCCTGGGGAGGTGCTGattgcatcctgcatcccaccaAGCCCAGCATCACCCCCCTGCCCATCCCATTCACACCTCAGCCCTCTCCGGGCTGCCCCTGTGAGCCCTTTGGATGCAGGGGGGGTATCGGGGGTAACAAGGCCCAGGGCTGCAGGCTCAGACCAGGCTGTGGTTTAGGTTCAgggcaaacagagcagcagatcCCAATGGTCCCAGCTGAGGCCGGGCACCAATGGGGTCTCTGTGCACCCCAAAGGCCACAGAGGGAGGGCAGAGAGGCCGCGGGCAGCACCTACCGTCTGCAGGCAGCGCACAGGGCACCCAGGTAGACCAGGCCACcgagcagggccagggcagcgCCCGCTGGCACCAGTGGGGTCCCCCCATGTCCTTCACCCCCcactgcagccatggggcagccgCTTCcgtggggctgagctctgcagagagaaCACAGGAGATGGGGTGGAAGGGGGCTCAGCAGGGCCGGGGATGGTCCCCATGGAAGGGGATGCTCCAGAGGGGGGGACGTGCCCAGGGACCCCCATTTTCTGCCCAGGCGCTGCCCTCCCCACGTCACCTCCACTGCTTCACCCCAGGAAGCATCAGTTTGGGTTCATTGCCTACAAACCAACCCAACGGGATTCAAGACCCCAAGAGGCTGCTGAGACGTGGGAATGGGGCCCCCAAACCCCTCTGGGACACCCCAAATTGCCCAGGGGCCATCCGGGGACACCGGGATAGGGGTGGCCCCGACGGGAGCAGCAAACAGATGAGTCAGCTTCCCGGAAGTGAGCTGAGCTtcaccctccccagccccacgtCCCCCCTCCAAGCCCGGTGGGATtcagccccattgatccctgcCATGAGACCGGTGGGGTCACCACCGAGCACCAACCCAGCCATGGGCACACACAGACCTgagcctcctccagcagcatcacacagaggatgctgctgcctcttcctgaaggaaaagctgtgcCCTGTCCGATCCCAAcccttttccctgctccttATCCAAGGGAATAGGTTCCCCCCTGcaaaccaaagcagcagcaaggccaGAGCAAGCAGTTCAGAGGCACAGAGGTGCTGGGGAACCCGATACAAGGAGCAGAAGCTTCCCAGCCCAtcagcatcccacagcttcCCTAAGGGACTCATGGTGagatcccatccccatcccatcccatcccacccatcccatcccatcccatcccatcccatcccatcatccctgtccctgctgagcCATCAGCAGCCCCAAAGCAAAAGCTGCCACCACTTCACCTGCACCGTGTCAagccaagggctgctgctcccagccctgcgcAAGCGCAGCCCCATGCACATCCTGTGCCCCAAAACGGGCTGGCCTGGTACTGGAGATGGGGATGGCAGTGGCTGGAAATTGCCTGATCCAGAGGGAAATgaagcagctcccagcatggGATAAAGCACGGCTTGAAGaagccctaaccctaacccgatCCCAAGTCCCCAGGTAAGATGGGGCTGGGAGATCCGAGCAGCTTcccccagcagagctggggacatGGGAATgctatggggcacccatggggcaCCCTGAGCACCTCTTACTCACCCCCTTCCATGTCTGACCCCGGATGAGCCCTGGTGAGGAGCCCCCTGCCCCGGGTGcctctgtggtgctgcagcagccccatggctgctcCAATGGCTCCCCTCTCCCCTGcatcaccccatagcatccTCATCCCCAACACCAGCAAGGCCCTGCTCACTCAAACACCCTTTTatcccagcacttcccagccCTTGGGGCACTTCCCTGGCTGAAGCTTTAACCCATGGAGAGGCAGTGACGGGGCTGGATGGACCGGCTGGGATCAGAGCTGGGAAGGGACAGATCCCTCCCTGGTGCGGTTCCCATCACACAACAGAGCTTTCCAGTCTGGGCACACAGGACAGGGATTACCGGACACACAGGACAGGGATTACCGGACACACAGGACAGGGATTACCGGACACACGGGCATCGCTTTGCACAGCCCTGACCCAACCTGTTGGGCTCCTTGgggggctgagctggggcagcagggaccatggggctggggctgtgccagAATGGAAGTGGGGCTTTAACAGGCACAGGGAGTGCAGCTCAGCTCAAGTGGATGCACTTCCCATCGCTGTGTGTTTAAGGTCTGAAGGATGGAGAAGCTTCTGATGTTGACATTAACAgaggctgctcctgccctggtgTGTTTCTGAGCTGCAGGAACCCTCAGGGCCTGCCCCTTGGTGCATTGAGTCAatggggatgctgctgatgGGGTTCTCCCAAAGGGAGGAATCTGGGAAGGGAACACATTGGAGCAGCTCCAATGCGATGCCTCCAACAGCCAAATGCACACCTGAACTCCTGCCCATGGAGTTATGGATCTCCCCATCCCAgggctgtgctccaggcccACAGACAGGGTTTCACATGGATCCACATGGATCTACAAGGCTTTGGAGATGAGAGCCATCGCAGCCCGTGTATGTGCTATGTGCACCCGGAGCCCCAAGCAGGAGGGGCTCCCTGCACCACCAATGCAGCTGGGTCCTTACTCCAGGACGTGATTCCTACAAGAGGCCCTGGGTCTCTTCCTGACCCCAGGACTGCATTGATGATGGAACCcgtgtgctgctgcttctgcctctgATTCACCCACCCCATAAACCACAGCGTGCTCAGTGCATGGTGACGACAGGAACGGCTCTGAAGCTCCTAAAGCGGTTGCAAGAAAGCAGGGCAAGCATCAGAAGCTGATCcccagcagtgcctgcagcaaACCCAGCTCAGAGACCCTGGGGACTGCACCCAGGGCCCCAGGAAGCAGAAGTAGAGCTTCTATAGCTGAGTATGACAAAGGAAAGCCCCATATCAGGCACCACTGAACCTGccctggatggggcttggagcagctgcgCCAATGGAAggatccctgcccatggcaggggttggagctggatgggatttaaggtcccttcaacccagcCCATATGGGATGCTGTGAAGCACAGGTTCAAAGCCTGAGGGTGGGTGCCCTGCTCTGCTCGAGCTGACACCAGCTCAgcaccttcctccctcctcccttccgTGCTCACTGGGGCAGAGAGAAGCTGAGAACCTGCTCGAGAGGcttcctgcagagctgagctgcagcaggcaccTGCAGGGACCTcggggcagcagcaggggaagcCAGACCCAAAgcaggggtgatggggatgggaatggggttgaTCGGGAATCACAGTGACCACAGTGGGTTTCTTGCCATGGACTCAACAGTTCCACACCATTCCGGGTGTCCTCCTCCCCTGCACTCAGCAGTTACAGGAGCCATTCCATATGGGAGCAAACCCGTCCCCACAAGACAACTGGGAATGTTCCAGTGGAGAACCCGACTCCCCACACTCTGCACTCACCAGTTCACCATGGAAGGTCCCAGCCCCCGGacc
This region includes:
- the LIME1 gene encoding lck-interacting transmembrane adapter 1, which codes for MAAVGGEGHGGTPLVPAGAALALLGGLVYLGALCAACRRKGRKKQLPPDGVKLVDESLLRPTPLRSLSKSDTKLHELHRVKAADEAQRPASLDFSCPTPSAPQHGTSVLLHRELPQIPVPEPPAPEQTYSNLRFPPRRRPAPDTVYECVAMGGEEASGSPPRAGHGGADYACVRKVKKGMPVEVQDAAAAMGTPPVLQCWGGKGGAPQVKLEEMYSTVCKATKRKPQVPASPPREEGAQAQPWSPAAHGPLDPCYESINDRAWTIQGRGPDPDYEAVDVNWKRAAKRDKAPENLYESVGDIWAGGSQRAAARMAANGLEVYITNL